Within Mangifera indica cultivar Alphonso unplaced genomic scaffold, CATAS_Mindica_2.1 Un_0032, whole genome shotgun sequence, the genomic segment CACAGTTCAGGTCTTGTAGCTTGTATTTGTCAATATCAGGATGGCATATTAAAGTTTACGAGGTATTCAAATATTCCCTAATTGAACATGTATAAAAGCATCTTATCTACCCTAAAACTTTATTTGTACTGCATAAtttaaagagagaagaagaaagagggtAACCGAATTGTAACTCAATGAGAGCTCACAGTGATATCCACCCGAGATGAGCAAAACAACTCTCCAGGATTGCATGAATTTTATTTTGCGGCAATCTCTTCTTCCTTAtacagaagaaaatgaaaaatattcagCATAATTGAATTGTCATTCTAATTAGCATTAACCTTGGCACCCATCATAATTGAATTGTCATTCTAGTTTCCACAAGTATACCTCATCAACATTACAATCTGCTTTTCCCAAGTCAGCACAAGGGCAGATCACCATCCAATGTGGCTCTGGAATGTACTGAAATTTATAATGCAGTAAAGACAACAAGAAACCAGCTCCAGACGCACACCTAGATTTCATCACATCAATCTCACCATCTCACCTTGAAAATCTGTGTCACAAATAGAGTCCAAGTAAATAACATATATTGAGAAGATATAGAATTTACAAGGTGTTACAGGTCAAAGAGAGAGATTCACCAGATGTAACCAGTAAAAAGTGCAGTGCCAAGTCTTGTTCAGTTAATAATGTGATTTCTGATTTGATCGCCCTTAGTCCTCTGGTCATGACCACAGTAAAGACTTACATCACATTCTTATATTAAATCCAACTATATCCTGGATCCTTAACaacatcattttcattcattagCTGTCTCACAGCCCTCAAGTCCTCCCATCTTCCTAGAGAAGAATAGATGTTAACAAGAAGTGAATAAGTAGCAGAATTTTTTGGGTCTAAGCGAAAGAGTTCTTCTGCTGCCCTTTTTGCTAAGCTTATATTAGAGTGCACTCGACAAGAACTTAAAAGAACCTCCCATATAACTGGATCATCTTTATATGGCATCTCATCTATAAGCATTTCTGCTTCATGGAAACGACCAGCCCTACCTAGACAGTCCACCATGCATGTATAGTGATCTAACTTCGGCTCCAGATGATGTTCTTGCTTCATGGAAAGATTTCAACCCCTGCATCAACCAGTCCCGAGTGGCTGCAAGCAGTCAAAACAGCAACAAAGGTTATATCATCAGGTTTCTCACCTGAAGCAATCATGTTCTTGTAGAGACATATAGCCTCATCTCCATATCCATTCTGAGCATATCCATGTATCATCTCATTCCAAGTGACAGAATTTTTGCCATGCATCATATCAAAAAACTTCCTAGCTCCATCTACCACATTTGCAATACATATCAATAAGTGCACTCCCAACAAAGACATCATTAACACATCCATCTTTCTCAATTTGAGCGTGAACCTGTCTGCCCTGAAACGAGTAAGATAACTTTGCACAACAACTCAACACAGTCGCAAAAGAGAATTGAGTAGGAAACATCTCGTTTTTTTCGCATTTGCTTAAAGAAAATCAAAGCTTCTCTATCTTGAGAATTGAGCGTATAACCTGCAATCATAGAGTTCCAACAGACGATATCCAGTTCAGGCATTTTAGAGAATATGAGTTCTGCCAATTCTATCTTCTGACACTTTGAATAAACACCTATTAGTCCACTGGCAACAAAATTGTCAATATGAAAGTCATCTTTCTGTGAGACAGCATGGATTTGTTTCCCAGCCTCCAAAAACCCCATTGCTGAACAAGAACTGAGGATAATAGCCAAAGTAGTCCGATCAGGTTGCAACCCTCGAAACTGCATTTCCCTGAACAGCTTTATAGCTTCCTTGTGATTCTCATTTTGGGAATAGCCAGAGATCATAGCGTTCCATGAACTCACACTAGGAATCAACATGCTATCAAACATTTCTCGTCCGGTTTCAATATCCCCAGACTTGACACATGCTGCAAGCATATTAATATAAGTGACTTCGTCAGGTTCAAAGCCACCAACTTGCATTCTTTTCAAACATTCAACAGCTTTCTTGCTTTCATATCTCTGGCCATACCCAGCTATCATAACATTCCAAGAAACAACACTGACTTCAGAGAGATTAGCAAACACCACTTCAGCACTGTCCATGTCCCCATTCTTTGCATACATATCAAGTAACGAATTACTCAAATGAAGATCTCCTTTAAACCCAAGTTTAATTGTAAGACAGTGCACTTGTTTCCCATGCACATTACTGAAAAACCCATCATCATTCTCAACAAAACCATCAGAATCCCCTCTGCTTCCTCCTCTAGCACAAACACCCAAAACACTAGACAGCGACACAGAATCAATACAAACACCTTTCCTACACATCAACCTAAACATCTCCAGAGCCTCACCAACTCTATCTGTCAGCGCTAACCCACCCATCATTGTGGTAAAACTAACTTCATTAGGCTCATCCATCTCCCCAAAAACTCGAACGGCACATTTTGTCCACCCACACTTAGCATACACACACAACAAAGCATTACCCACATAAATATTCTTATCAAGACCAATCTTAACCGCCAGGCCATGACACCTCCTCCCTTGCACAACATCCAACACAGCAGCACACGCACTCAAAACACTCGCCAATGTGAAATTGGTAGGCAAATAACCTTCCTCAGTCATCCGACTATAAATCCTCAATGCCTTTTCTTCAAACCCTTTTCGTACCAGTGCGGTAATCACATTATTCCATGAGACAACATTTCTTTCCGGCATTTCATCGAACAACTTAGACGCGAGTTCTAAATTTTGGGCCCTACATTGGGCGCTCAAGATTGCGTTCCAAGAAAAGATGTCTCTGCGCGGCATTTGATCGAACAGGTGTTGTGCAGATTTTGGGTTGTTGCATTTAGAATAAAATTCAATGAGCCGATTGGAGAGGAAGGTGTCATTGAAAAGGCCATTGCGAAGAACGTAAGCGTGAATAAGCTTGCCTGATAAATGGGCTTTCTTGTCTATGCAAGACTGCAAGAGATTTGCCACGTGCAGGAAGATGGTCGTTTTTTTCGGTTGCATATTTGTTTGCGcgggtaaattattatttgaatggTTTAATTtgtaggataaaaaaaataggTGGGACCGTGGGAACCTTTCatggttaattataattttacccttcaAGGATCCTCACCCAGAGCTAGGTGCGGCAATAACCCACTCGTGTGTTATTagtaaataacaattaaattacataataatatgcCAATTTTTACATCTCTATTCACACTTTGATAGGGTAGTCGAAAGATAAATGAtcatattacttttaattattttattttttataatattactaaattacCTCTAATCATGGTCATCAACGatctaatcaaatcaagttgacgaaattataattaaaaaaatgggtaACTCTGGCTAATCACACTAAGCAACGTGTGATATGCTAAATTTGGCAAGCTCATACTTGGAAAGGTGCTAAGCAATGGTTGGATCGCACTTAAGATATGATTCAATGGGTAAAACTAGATAGGTGCAATTAGGGGGTCAAAATATACACCATGCAGGTGTACACTTATTTGGTGTAATTCCAATCAAATTGCAggtttttcaattcaatttgataatttatactAGAAtacgttttttcaaattttgaaaagaaaaatgatttttattcttttctaaaattagatttttactAAAGgctgaaagacttattcccacctaaggtttaatcTATTCTCAAATACACATTtacaaggttttaaaaactcacatacttatttattagttaatttCTGTTAGAATTTTTAGTAAGGGTaaggataaaactgttattttaccaataaca encodes:
- the LOC123206317 gene encoding LOW QUALITY PROTEIN: pentatricopeptide repeat-containing protein At4g20770-like (The sequence of the model RefSeq protein was modified relative to this genomic sequence to represent the inferred CDS: inserted 5 bases in 3 codons), which codes for MQPKKTTIFLHVANLLQSCIDKKAHLSGKLIHAYVLRNGLFNDTFLSNRLIEFYSKCNNPKSAQHLFDQMPRRDIFSWNAILSAQCRAQNLELASKLFDEMPERNVVSWNNVITALVRKGFEEKALRIYSRMTEEGYLPTNFTLASVLSACAAVLDVVQGRRCHGLAVKIGLDKNIYVGNALLCVYAKCGWTKCAVRVFGEMDEPNEVSFTTMMGGLALTDRVGEALEMFRLMCRKGVCIDSVSLSSVLGVCARGGSRGDSDGFVENDDGFFSNVHGKQVHCLTIKLGFKGDLHLSNSLLDMYAKNGDMDSAEVVFANLSEVSVVSWNVMIAGYGQRYESKKAVECLKRMQVGGFEPDEVTYINMLAACVKSGDIETGREMFDSMLIPSVSSWNAMISGYSQNENHKEAIKLFREMQFRGLQPDRTTLAIILSSCSAMGFLEAGKQIHAVSQKDDFHIDNFVASGLIGVYSKCQKIELAELIFSKMPELDIVCWNSMIAGYTLNSQDREALIFFKQMRKKRXMFPTQFSFATVLSCCAKLSYSFQGRQVHAQIEKDGCVNDVFVGSALIDMYCKCGXDGARKFFDMMHGKNSVTWNEMIHGYAQNGYGDEAICLYKNMIASGEKPDDITFVAVLTACSHSGLVDAGVEIXSMKQEHHLEPKLDHYTCMVDCLGRAGRFHEAEMLIDEMPYKDDPVIWEVLLSSCRVHSNISLAKRAAEELFRLDPKNSATYSLLVNIYSSLGRWEDLRAVRQLMNENDVVKDPGYSWI